A segment of the Panulirus ornatus isolate Po-2019 chromosome 39, ASM3632096v1, whole genome shotgun sequence genome:
accacaccacactaccctacatccccaccacagggccacaccacactaccccacatccccaacacagggccacacctccaccacaccacactaccccacatccccaccacagggccacacctccaccacaccacactaccccacatccccaccacagggccacacctccaccacaccacactaccctacatccccaccacagggccacacctccaccacaccacactaccccacatccccaccacagggccacacctccaccacaccacactaccctacatccccaccacagggccacacctccaccacaccacactaccccacatccccaccacagggccacacctccaccacacccggCCACGACCTCCTCCTGCGGCAGCAGCGCTGCAAACGTCAACGGATATTATTGGAGGCTGGTGTTGCCAAGGTGCCGGGGTCTGTGGCTCAGGTCCAGACCCGGCGCTGGTAATGCTGCTgggcgtggtagtggtggtagtggtggtagtggtggtggtagatggtagtggtaggtggtaggtggtagtggtggtaggtggtggtgatgagagagagagagagagagagagagagagagagagagagagagagagagagagagagagagagagagagagagagtttctggtTATCATGCCAACaaatagcgcgtagcgctcaccacaagcCTCACTTTGttcaattattcatatatatatatatatatatatatatatatatatatatatatatatatatatatatatatatatatatactttgtactctctctctctctctctctctctctctctctctctctctctctctctctctctctctctctcggccttactcccctcctgtattagtgCCAACCGGAGGGTGgtcggggccccccccccccccccccccggacgtaAGACCCCTAGATGTTCGTTTTCCATGAAATGCTTCCACccgacacacaccctccccacgtTTTCTATATAGTCACCTTCCACCCACCCCTTTGAACCCAACAGTTCACACCCTCATCCACTCTTCCATGTGCCAATGGCTTTCCTTGTCATATTTCGGAGGATGAGGAGCAGAGGTCGTGTttggagtggagtggggagggtgtgtgtgtggaggtggaggaggtggaggaggtcttaATTTGCATATGTGGTGTTCTgtgtgacagacacacacacacacacacacacacacacacacacacacagctcctccgACCAGGCATCGACCAGACAGGCCAgggctgtgtggtggaggtggaggaggtggtggagggacgacTCCACATCACTAGGTGCTCCACCAAGTTATTAAGTGTCTCCTttcaaaccccaccccccccagagACTgattccgccccccccccccccccacacaacccgtctgggacggagagagaaagagagagagagagagagagagagagagagagagagagagagagagagagagagagagagagagagagaggtggaggggtcgATACAGTGTGGTACAGCGCTGGTAAGTAAGgcttgggtgggtgtgtgtgtgtgtattcacctcTCTTAACCCTGTAGCATGACGGGCATGATGTGGTCTTGCTGCCTtacctggagagagagggagagagagagagagagagagggagagggagagagagagggagggagagagagagagagagagagggagagggaaggtcagGTGGCCTCACTCCATGATGCATGACATTGCACTTGTATaccagcgtcctcctcctctcctcccaatcctctcccacccactcctctccccacccaatcctctccctcccaatcctctccccacccaatcctcacccacccacccacctccccaatcCTCCCTTCCCTACGCTTCACCCTTGCCCTATCCACAACcgcccaaccccctccacacatacacacacacacacacacacacaaggggctgTACACCCAGACCCACAAGGATCATACCTTGTGGATCATACCTTGTGGATCATACCTTGTGGATCATAccttgtgggtgtgggtgtgttgatgGGAAGGTTTGAAAGAATGATAAAACGAGAGTTGAGGGGGCCGGATGCGTTATGGAGGGATAGCAGGATTAGGTGGCCCACTGAGTGGATGAAGGATTAGGTGGCCCACTGAGTGGATGAAGGATTAGGTGGCCCACTGAGTGGATGAAGGATTAGGTGGTCCACTGAGTGGATGAAGGATTAGGTGGCCCACTGAGTGGATGAAGGATTAGGTGGCCCACTGAGTGGATGACGGATTAGGTGGTCCACTGAGTGGATGAAGGATTAGGTAGCCCACTGAGTGGATGAAGGATTAGGTGGCCCACTGAGTGGATGAAGGATTAGGTGGCCCACTGAGTGGATGAAGGATTAGGTGGCCCACTGAGTGGATGAAGGATTAGGTGGCCCACTGAGTGGATGAAGGATTAGGTGACCCACTGAGTGGATGAAGGATTAGGTGACACACTGAGTGGATGAAGGATTAGGTGACCCACTGAGTGGATGAAGGATTAGGTGGCCCACTGAGTGGATGAAGGATTAGGTGGCCCACTGAGTGGATGAAGGATTAGGTGGCCCACTGAGTGAATGATGGATTAGGTGGCCCACTGAGTGGATGAAGGATTAGGTGACCCACTGAGTGGATGAAGGATTAGGTGGCCCACTGGGAGGATGGAGGACTAAGTGGAGACAGCGCCACATGATCCACTCACTGGAAGTGGCAGATACACGCATGACACCACCTGGGAGTGGTagcggtgggagggggaaggtagtgggagggaaggaaaggaagggggaggggacagAAGTAGTGGAAGAAggagtgggatggggtgggatgggggggggcaaTCTATGGCACTAGCATTGGAAAACGATTGTAaaatgagggtgggtgggtgggggggatggggggactgGTGGAATGGGAGACCCCGAGGGTTGCTGGTGTGTGGGAAAGGTAGGATAGAGATAGACTGGACGATACAGTCAATAGGAAAggagtgggatgggatgggagggagaaaaCCTAGCGGGTGGGGAGATGAGAGCGACAGTGGGGCGAATATAAAGGTGGGGGAAAGGCAGAGAAGTGGGATGGGAAGGGATAGATGGAGGAGAAGGCTCGTGGAATGGATGGGTAAGGAGgaaagatgggaggggggggaaaggaagggaacaCCTACCGAAGACCACCTGTTCAGGCTAGGCTGGGTCTCTGGTCCACCACACACTGTTCGTACAGACCCCAGACTTcgacagtgggggagggaaggggagaggaggatggtcttttactcccccccccccacccacaaacGTTGGTCAGCAGAGCTGTTGGGGGTCCGCAACCTCCGCAGGCCCCCCCCCCaagtgacaaacacacacacacacacacacacacacacacacacacacacagtgtgtaacCACTTCATCCTGGGGTCGTCTGCAGCCTCTTCCTCCTTCGTACGTCCTCTAATGTTTCTGGCGCGAGATGTGGCCCTAAACTAACGTGTGCGACGCCCTTGGGCCACGGATGatcagggctctctctctctctctctctctctctctctctctctctctctctctctctctctctctctctctctctctcttttttcgcaCCTTTTGATTTTAGGTCAAGCATTTTCTTCAATGTAGTTTTCAGGCTACGCCttctaatatctatctatctatctatctatctatctatctatctatctatatatatatatatatatatatatatatatatatatatatatatatatatattattgccaaCCCAGTTAACTGTCTACACCAACAACAGCATCACCTGAACCTACAATCATCCCCACCAAGACTAGTTACACAAACCAGCCAACACACAACTACCCTGCCAACACCTACAACTACCCTGCCAACACCTACAACTACCCTGCCAACAACATCTACAACTACCCTACCAACATCTACAACTACCCTGCCAACATCTACAACTACCCTGCCAACAACATCTACAACTACCCTACCAACATCTACAACTACCCTTCCAACAACACCTACAACTACCCTGCCAACACCTACAATTACCCTGCCAACAAAATCTACAACTACCCTGCCAACATCTATAACTACCCTGCCAACAATATCTCCAACTACCCTGCCAACAATATCTACAACTACCCTGCCAACAACATCCACAACTACCCTGCCAACAACATCTACAACTACCCTGCCAACAACACCTACAATTACCCTGCCAACAATATCTACACCTACCCTGCCAACAAAATCTACAAATACCCTGCCAACAACACCTACAACTACCCTGCCAACAATATCTACAACTACCCTGCCAACAATATCTACAATTACCCTGCCAACAATATCTACAACTACCCTGCCAACAATATCTACAATTACCCTGCCAGCAACAACTACCCTGCCAGTAATATCTACAACTACCATACCACCTGCAACATGTCCACtatcaccacctacaccatctgcaacccccaccaccacctgcaacaacacaaccacctacaaccccaccaaAAACTACAACCCCGCGGCTAACCCCGCCATCCACAAAAACTTGTAACAAGTCATCAAGCACCATATGCAAACcccaacaccaaaaaaaaaaaaaaaaacacctaaaaccccactcaccccaccaaaacccccaccaaaaaccccacTAACCCTACCTAAAACCCCACTAACCCTACCTAAAACCCCACTAACCCCACTAACCCTACCTAAAACCCCACTAACCCCACTAACCCTACCTAAAACCCCACTAACCCTACCTAAAACCCCACTAACCCCACCTAACACCCACTAACCCTACCAAAGTACCCACTAACCCCACCTAAAACCCACCAACCCTACCTAAAACCCCACTAACCCTACCTAAAACCCCACTAACCCTACCTAAAACCCCACTAACAACACCTAAAACCCCACTAACAACACCTAAAACCCACCAACCCTACCTAAAACCCCACTAACCCTACCTAAAACCCCACTAACCCTACCTAAAACCCCACCTAAAACCCACTAACCCTACCTAAAACCCCACTAACCCCACCTAAAACCCACCGACCCTACCAAATTACCCACGAACCCCACCTTAAAAATCCACTAACCTCACCAAAACCCCACTCACCCTACCTAAAACCCCACTAACCCTACCTAAAACCCCACTAACCCTACCTAAAACCCCACTAACCCCACCTAACACCCACCAACCCTACCAAAATACCCAGGAACCCCACCTTAAAAATCCACTAACCCCGCCTAAAATCCACCAACACGACTCAACCTACTAACCCCACCTGAAACTTCGTCgaacccaccaacccccacctatCATGAATAAAAGACACCACATCAACTttaaacaacctcacacaacttAATCGCCATAGCTGTAACCCCAGATCCCCAGTGGCGGACTCGCCAACACTGTAACCCTAAACTACAACCCCTCCAACACTAATAACAACCTCACCTCCAACTACAATCACTTACCAACCTCTCCTCCACAAAATGCAAAGAAAGACTTTACGTGTAGTGCAACCCAACCATCCACAacattggtggaggtggtgatggtggaagcagctcctccaaccctccaccatcactaccatccgtCACCACCCTTACCCACCAacaatctccaacaccacacatggCTACCATTACtgcccacaccacagacaccacaagCCATAACACCTGCACAACCACAGCCAACACCTGCATAGCCACAGCTTAACACCTGCATAGCCACAGCTAACACCTGCATAGCCACAGCCAACACCTGCACAGCCACAGCTAACACCTGCATAGCCACAGCTAACACTTGCAGCTGTGGCACtaacactgctgcaccactgctaACACCTGCACAGCCACATCTAACACTTGCAGCTGTGGCACTaacactgctgcaccactactAACACCTGCACAGCCACATCTAACACTTGCAGCTGTGGCACtaacactgctgcaccactgctaACACCTGCACAGCCACATCTAACACTTGCAGCTGTGGCACtaacactgctgcaccactgctaACACCTGCACAGCCACATCTAACACTTGCAGCTGTGGCACTaacactgctgcaccactactAACACCTGCACAGCCACATCTAACACTTGCAGCTGTGGCACTaacactgctgcaccactactAACACCTGCACAGCCACATCTAACACTTGCAGCTGTGGCACTaacactgctgcaccactactAACACCTGCACAGCCACATCTAACACTTGCAGCTGTGGCACTaacactgctgcaccactactAACACCTGCACAGCCACATCTAACACTTGCAGCTGTGGCACtaacactgctgcaccactgctaACACCTGCACAGCCACATCTAACACTTGCAGCTGTGGCACtaacactgctgcaccactgctaACACCTGCACAGCCACATCTAACACTTGCAGCTGTGGCACtaacactgctgcaccactgctaACACCTGTATAATCACATTCAACACCTGCAACAGCATCACTAACATTGCAAACACCTGCAGCAGGCAGCACCAACACTTCATCACCACTGCTAACACTGCAGCACCACAGCTAACACCTGCAAAAAGCGGCACTAACACCTTTCAGCAGCACTGATCATACCTGCAACACCACTGCAGCACACCATAGCtaacacctgcaacacagcagCACTGCAGCACACCACAGCTAACACCTGCAACACTGAGCAGCACTGCAGCACACCACAGCtaacacctgcaacacagcagCACTGCAGCACACCACAGCTAACACCTGCAACACTGAGCAGCACTGCAGCACACCACAGCTAACACCTGCAACACTGAGCAGCACTGCAGCACACCACAGCTAACACCTGCAACACTGAGCAGCACTGCAGCACACCACAGCtaacacctgcaacacagcagcactgccaacacctgcaacacagcagcactgccaacacctgcaacacagcagCAAGAGCGCACCACTGCCaaacacctgcaccactaccaatGGAAGAAGCAGGTGGATAGGCGGGTGGTGTGGATAGGCAGGTTAGGTGGGTGGCTAGGCGGTTCTGGCGGAGACAAGTGCTGCACGGGAGGAGAgcgtgatcgtgtgtgtgtgtgtgtgtgtgtgtgtgtgtgtgcagcagcagcaggaggaggaggaggaggaggagcagcagcagttgccatgccagaggagagagagggagggagggagagaacagctgtgtgtgtgtgtgtgtgcagcagcagcagcagcagcagcggcgggtgGCCCACAAGGAGCTCCTGCCACCACAGACAACAAAGActgggaggcggcggcggcggcgggcgggcggcggcggtggcggcggcggcggcggcagaggaggaggaggaggaggaggaggaggaggcggggaacCCGACCGACAACGGTCGCTATCGATCTCCGCGCTGGTCGTCCCGGTGCGTCTCAAGTCCCAcctcctggcctggcctggcctggcctggccggctggctggtggcctgtctgcccctccctccctccctccttccctccactcatgATCACTCCTggtaactggtagttgtggtggtggtggtgtggtggtttttgtggtgattggtggtgtgggttggtagttgtggtgattggTATtgcggtggtagttgtggtgattggtggtgggggtggtagttTTTGTGGTGATTGGTGTTGGgggttggtagttgtggtgattggTAGTGTgggttggtagttgtggtggtgtgggttggtagttgtggtgattggtggtgtgggttggtagttgtggtgattggtggtgtgggttggtagttgtggtggtgtgggttggtagttgtggtgattggTAGTGTgggttggtagttgtggtgattggtggtgtgggttggtagttgtggtgattggTAGTGTgggttggtagttgtggtggtgttgggttggtagttgtggtgattggGTTGGGGTTGGtagttgtgggtgttggtgtgtgggttggttagttgtggtgtgtgtgggttggttgtggtggtgttggtggttggtgggttgtgtggtggtttgtgggtggttggtgttgtgggttggtgggtgtgtggtggtgttgtggtgttggtgtgttgggtggtgtggtgtgggttgttgtttggttggtgtgtttgtgggtgtgggttgtgtgttggggtgtgttgtggttgttgtggtgtgtggtgttgtgttgggtgttggtggtggggtggttgggtgtgtggtgttggtggtgtgggttggtgggttgtgggtgtgggggtggtgttggtgttgtggtgattggtggtgtgggtgtggtgttgtgggttggtgttgtgtgggttggtgtgggtgtttgtggtgtgtgggttggttgttgtggttgtgtggtgtgtggttgttgttgtggtgttgtggtggtgggttggtattgtggtgtgttgggtggtggtggtggttgttgtggttggtgtgtgtgggtgttggtggtgttggtgggtgttggtggtgtgggtgtttgtggttgtggtgtgtagtgtgtgtgtgtgggtgtgtggtgtttggtggtggtttgtggtgtgtgggtgtttggggtggttggttgttgggatgtggtgggtgggtggtatggtttgtgtggtgtttgggtggtggttgggtgtggttAGTTGGGggtggttgttggttggtggtgttggggtggtgtgtgtggttgtgttttggGTTGTTTGGGggtggtgttttgtgttgtggtggtgggtggttgtggtgtggtggggttgggttggttgttggtggtggttggtgttgggggtgggttgtgtggtgttgggtggtggtggttggtgtggtgtggtggggtgggttgtattGGTGTGGTGGgtttggtgttagtgttggttggtgggtgtggtgggtttttggtggtgtttggggtgttggtggttgtgtgtttggtttggtgtgtggtttgtgttgtgggtgtggtgttgtgggtgtggtggtgttggggggtgttgttggggtggtgatgggtggttgtggtgttgttggtgtggtgtgtggtgttgtgtgtgttggtggtgtggtgtgttgtgtgttttttgtgtgggttggtgttgtggtgttgggtgggtgggtgtttgtgtggggttggttgttgtggtgttggtgtggttggtgtgtgggttggtgggggtgggttggttgggtggtgtttggtgggggggggtggtgttggtgttgtggggggggtggtgttgtgggtggtgttgggtgtgttgtggtgttggtgttgtggtgtagtttggtgttgttggtgggtggtgttgtggtggggtggtgggggtgtgtgggtgttggtgttggtggggtggtgttgtgtgtggttgttgggggggtgtggtgtgggttgggtgtttttttgggtggggggtgttgggtgggtgttgggtggtggttggtttgtgggtgtggtgttggtggttttgggttggttgttgtgttttgtgtgggttgttggttgtttttgtgtggtggggtggtagttgtggtgattagtggggggtggtagttgtggtgactggtggtgagggtggtagttgttgtgactggtggtgtggggtggtagttgtggtgactggtgatgtggggtggtagttgtggtgactggtggtgtggggtggtagttgtggggactggtggtgtggggtgatagttgtggtgactggtagtggGGGTCgtagttgtggtgactggtggtgtggggtggtagttgtggtgactggtggtgtggggtggtagttgtggtgactggtggtgtggggtggtagttgtggtgactggtggtgtggggtgatagttgtggtgactggtagatGTGGTGACACGAGGTGGTATTCGTGTAACTGGTGGTGGCAGCTGTAGTTAAAAGTGGTGGTGATTGCTGGAAACTGGTCATGATAAgacagtgggtacaatatctggggtaggtggaggcaagcatagagcgtacagtgggtacaatatctggggtaggtggaggtaagcatagagcgtacagtgggtacaatatctggggtaggtggaggtaagcatagagcgtacagtgggtacaatatctggggtaggtggaggcaagcattgagcgtacagtgggtacaatatctggggtaggtggaggtaagcATAGAGCGTACAttgggtacaatatctggggtaggtggaggtaagcatagagcgtacagtgggtacaatatctggggtaggtggaggtaagcatagagcgtacagtgggtacaatatctgggctaggtggaggcaagcatagagcgtacagtgggtacaatatctgggggtaggtggagacaagcatagagcgtacagtgggtacaatatctggggtaggtggaggtaagcATAGAGcgttacagtgggtacaatatctgggggtaggtggaggcaagcatagagcgtacagtgggtacaatatctggggtaggtggaggtaagcatagagcgtacagtgggtacaatatctgggggtaggtggaggtaagcatagagcgtacagtggttACAGTatctggggtaggtggaggcaagcattaagcgtacagtgggtacaatatctggggtaggtggaggcaatcATAGAGCGTACagagggtacaatatctggggtaggtggaggtaagcatagagcgtacagtgggtacaatatctgggggttggtggaggtaagcatagagcgtacagtggttACAGTatctggggtaggtggaggcaagcattaagcgtacagtgggtacaatatctggggtaggtggaggcaagcatagagcgtacagagggtacaatatctgggtaGGTGGAGGTAAGCATATAGCGTACAGCgggtacaatatctgggggtAGGTGAAGGCGAGCAtaaagcgtacagtgggtacaatatctggggtaGGTAGGGGCAAGCATAGAGCGTATAGTGGGTACAGTATCTGGGGTAGGTAGGGGCaagcatagagcgtacagtgggtacaatatctggggtaggtggaggcaagtataaagcgtacagtgggtacaatatctgggggATAGGTGGAGGTaagcatagagcgtacagtgggtacaaaatctgggggtaggaggaagcaagcatagagcgtacagtgggtacaatatctgggggtaggtggaggcaagcatagagcgcacagtgggtacaaaatctgggggtaggtggaggtaagcatagagcgtacagggtacaatatctggggttaggtggaggcaagcata
Coding sequences within it:
- the LOC139761222 gene encoding uncharacterized protein — its product is MARAGGPQQQVGHVKHFLQCSFQATPSNIYLSIYLSIYLSIYIYIYIYIYIYIYIYIYIIANPVNCLHQQQHHLNLQSSPPRLVTQTSQHTTTLPTPTTTLPTPTTTLPTTSTTTLPTSTTTLPTSTTTLPTTSTTTLPTSTTTLPTTPTTTLPTPTITLPTKSTTTLPTSITTLPTISPTTLPTISTTTLPTTSTTTLPTTSTTTLPTTPTITLPTISTPTLPTKSTNTLPTTPTTTLPTISTTTLPTISTITLPTISTTTLPTISTITLPATTTLPVISTTTIPPATCPLSPPTPSATPTTTCNNTTTYNPTKNYNPAANPAIHKNL